In Rhodohalobacter barkolensis, the following proteins share a genomic window:
- a CDS encoding efflux RND transporter periplasmic adaptor subunit, translated as MDKKIEKRKSSPLKIAGTLLLVGIAAIVLYNFLGRESGSSATIDRQRVMISEVTEGVFQEYVDVSGTVQPIQTTYLDAVEGGVVQQIFTESGEMVEAGDTIVVLTNSSLQLSVLQQEAGIYDQINNVRNSRLNLEQNHLNIQKELTDSKTRVELAQASYRRDSVLYERELIPSKEIEESELEYSFQKSRYDLNYESFRRDSVQMEQQLTQLNQSEQRMWRSLDGVQQILDNLVVTAPISGQLSTMELDPGLSIQQGERIGQIDQLDGFKVRAGIDEFYLARVAAGQSGSFEFAGENYDVVIDRVYPVIQDGQFQVDFQFEDVVPQSLRRGQSVRIRLELGDSGNALLLPRGAFFQQTGGNWVFVMDEDENRALKHAVRLGRSNREYYEVIEGLEPGQNVITSSYDAFEQADVLIFQD; from the coding sequence ATGGATAAAAAGATCGAAAAAAGGAAAAGTTCACCTCTGAAAATAGCAGGTACTCTTCTGCTCGTTGGTATCGCGGCAATTGTACTGTATAATTTTTTGGGTCGTGAATCAGGATCTTCAGCTACGATTGACAGACAGCGGGTCATGATTTCTGAAGTTACAGAGGGAGTTTTTCAGGAGTATGTTGATGTATCCGGAACCGTTCAGCCTATTCAAACAACCTACCTGGATGCGGTGGAAGGCGGGGTTGTTCAGCAGATTTTTACCGAGTCGGGCGAAATGGTGGAAGCAGGTGATACAATTGTGGTTTTAACCAACTCGTCACTTCAGCTCAGTGTACTTCAGCAGGAAGCGGGAATTTATGATCAGATTAATAACGTCAGAAATTCACGTTTGAACCTGGAGCAGAATCATCTCAACATTCAGAAAGAGCTCACGGATTCAAAAACACGTGTGGAGTTAGCGCAAGCTTCGTATCGGCGAGACAGTGTGTTGTATGAGAGAGAGCTGATCCCCTCAAAAGAAATTGAAGAGTCGGAGCTGGAGTACTCTTTTCAGAAGAGCCGGTATGATTTGAATTACGAATCCTTCCGGCGCGACTCCGTACAGATGGAACAGCAGCTAACTCAGCTGAATCAGTCTGAGCAGCGGATGTGGCGCAGTCTGGATGGTGTGCAGCAGATATTGGACAACCTTGTTGTTACAGCGCCGATATCGGGACAACTCTCGACCATGGAGCTGGATCCCGGATTATCAATTCAGCAAGGCGAAAGAATAGGTCAGATCGATCAGCTGGATGGATTTAAAGTACGGGCCGGTATAGATGAATTTTACCTGGCCCGGGTTGCTGCAGGTCAATCGGGAAGCTTTGAGTTTGCGGGCGAAAATTATGATGTCGTCATCGATCGGGTCTACCCGGTCATTCAGGATGGACAATTTCAGGTGGATTTTCAGTTTGAGGATGTGGTTCCTCAGTCACTTCGACGAGGACAATCGGTTCGAATCCGGCTTGAATTGGGTGACTCAGGAAATGCTCTCTTGTTGCCCAGGGGTGCATTTTTTCAGCAGACCGGTGGGAATTGGGTTTTTGTAATGGACGAAGATGAAAACCGTGCATTAAAGCATGCGGTTCGGTTGGGACGATCCAATCGAGAATATTATGAGGTAATTGAGGGCTTGGAACCCGGTCAGAATGTCATTACATCCAGCTATGATGCTTTTGAGCAGGCCGATGTATTGATATTCCAGGATTGA